In the Kribbella sp. NBC_00482 genome, one interval contains:
- a CDS encoding GH116 family glycosyl hydrolase, with amino-acid sequence MTTPDLPPGCANRSCAGDCPRAHLSRRTFITLSAGAVGALAVPGQALAALAAPPRHDPAVLFDRGTPTTYTGAALPKIGMPVGGGTTGQVYLAGDGRLWAWDIFNPTSFPLGGADFSGHNYAFPLSADQPGASQFGQGFALRTTTRGRTSTRTVDAEGFKDVRFTGSYPIGRVAYADAASPVSVHLEAFSPFVPLATPDSTLPTTIMAFTLRNTSSASVRATLLGYAENPVCIDSRLRQPTTLQARAFTGGIQFGAIDDTAGEQGDILFEDWEKDTYDGWTITGDAFGAGPVRPLDVPNLMKRFGDLNVSGTRFVTSYDFRGGANDGSTGKLTSREFVVERRYVAVGVSGGRHPSETCVNVLVDGQVVASATGDESEPLVAQMLDLAAYVGRTARIEIVDASTGAWGHLSCDAIVFTDRPDILFETWDKPTYDGWTVTGDAFGAGPVTAAETPDGFRRPFGVRTELNVSGRFVTSYNFRGTGDPDASTGTLTSRDFVIERRFVTAWVGGGHHKGETCLNVVIDGAVVASATGTDIEPLTAVSMDVGAFAGRAARIQIVDGNSGGWGHVNVDRILFSDRPIRRQPVAERPDGGTFALAALTPGGVARPSIADWSSADALFDSAAGPGDSDGPQAGTVAVAVTLRPGESRTIRFAYGWFFPNPERELFAELVGASTFRRHYATRFSSARQVVEYVGKHADRLERDTKLWVKTWYDDSSLPHWFLERTLATASTIATSTCYRWDDGRFYAWEGTYCCAGTCEHVWNYAQAIGRLFPDLERDTRERVDLGIAFRPSGEIGNRGEAGDASTSFADGQTGTILRIYREHQMSKDSTFLRRVWPRVRTAVEFLVTHRDGADEDGIFRGSQWNTLDTEWFGEVPWISGLYVAALRAAAAMAGDVGDGASAARYAAIADRGSAYLSQKLWNAEYGYYVQKVDPAHPTAENSNRGLFIDQMYGQTYAAQLGLPRVFPADQARTALGRLYESNFRADPGTYRPPGIGVGRVYTTEGESGVIMATWPHGGSSETRGLMYFNEVWTGQEYQFAAHLFSEGMTAEALAVTRAMYERYSAEKRNPYNEIEASDHYARAMMGYGVYLSACGYEYHGPQGHLGFAPRIHPEDFRCAFTGAEGWGSYRQRRTRGSLSASVEVRYGRLTLRTLSFETTTPPRHVEVRLGHDRIPARVDATGNRAVVTLTRPTTLKTAQTLQLTLKPS; translated from the coding sequence ATGACCACGCCTGATCTGCCGCCCGGTTGTGCGAACCGATCCTGTGCCGGTGACTGTCCTCGGGCACATCTGAGCCGCCGCACCTTCATCACCCTCAGCGCCGGCGCGGTCGGTGCGTTGGCGGTCCCGGGCCAGGCGCTAGCAGCGCTAGCGGCGCCGCCGCGGCACGATCCTGCGGTGTTGTTCGACCGCGGTACGCCGACGACGTACACCGGCGCCGCACTACCCAAGATCGGGATGCCGGTCGGCGGCGGTACGACGGGACAGGTGTACCTGGCCGGCGACGGGCGGTTGTGGGCCTGGGACATCTTCAACCCGACCTCGTTCCCGCTTGGCGGCGCGGACTTCTCCGGGCACAACTACGCCTTTCCGCTGTCCGCCGATCAGCCCGGCGCATCGCAGTTCGGCCAGGGCTTCGCACTCCGCACGACCACCCGCGGCCGGACCTCGACCCGGACGGTCGACGCGGAAGGGTTCAAGGACGTCCGGTTCACCGGTTCGTACCCGATCGGCCGGGTCGCGTACGCCGACGCAGCCAGCCCGGTGTCGGTGCACTTGGAGGCATTCTCGCCGTTCGTCCCGCTGGCCACGCCGGATTCGACGCTGCCCACGACGATCATGGCGTTCACGCTGCGGAACACCTCGTCGGCCTCGGTCCGCGCCACACTCCTCGGTTACGCCGAGAACCCGGTCTGCATCGACAGCCGTCTCCGGCAGCCGACCACCTTGCAGGCGCGAGCGTTCACCGGCGGGATCCAGTTCGGGGCGATCGACGACACCGCCGGGGAGCAGGGCGACATCCTCTTCGAGGACTGGGAGAAGGACACGTACGACGGGTGGACCATCACCGGGGACGCGTTCGGTGCAGGCCCTGTGCGGCCCCTCGACGTACCGAATCTGATGAAGCGGTTCGGCGATCTGAACGTGTCGGGCACGCGGTTCGTCACGTCGTACGACTTCCGTGGTGGCGCCAACGACGGGTCGACCGGGAAGCTGACGAGCCGGGAGTTCGTCGTCGAGCGCCGGTACGTCGCGGTCGGTGTGAGCGGCGGCCGTCATCCCAGCGAGACGTGCGTGAACGTGCTCGTCGACGGGCAGGTCGTGGCGTCGGCGACGGGTGACGAGAGCGAGCCGTTGGTCGCGCAGATGCTCGATCTGGCGGCTTATGTTGGCCGCACAGCACGGATCGAGATTGTCGACGCGAGTACGGGCGCGTGGGGGCACCTGAGTTGCGACGCGATCGTGTTCACGGATCGGCCGGACATCCTGTTCGAGACCTGGGACAAGCCGACGTACGACGGATGGACCGTGACGGGTGACGCCTTCGGCGCGGGCCCGGTGACCGCGGCGGAGACGCCCGATGGATTCCGGCGGCCGTTCGGGGTGCGGACCGAGCTGAACGTGAGCGGGCGGTTCGTCACGTCGTACAACTTCCGTGGCACCGGCGACCCGGATGCGTCCACGGGCACACTGACCAGCCGGGACTTCGTCATCGAGCGCCGGTTCGTCACGGCCTGGGTCGGCGGCGGGCATCACAAGGGCGAGACCTGTCTGAACGTCGTGATTGACGGTGCGGTTGTGGCATCGGCGACGGGGACCGACATCGAGCCGCTCACCGCGGTGTCGATGGACGTGGGTGCGTTCGCTGGTCGCGCGGCGCGGATCCAGATCGTCGACGGCAACTCGGGCGGCTGGGGTCACGTGAACGTGGACCGGATCCTGTTCAGCGACCGGCCGATCCGCCGGCAGCCCGTGGCGGAACGTCCCGACGGTGGCACGTTCGCACTGGCCGCGTTGACGCCTGGAGGAGTCGCGCGCCCGTCGATCGCGGACTGGTCGTCGGCCGATGCGCTCTTCGACTCGGCGGCCGGTCCGGGCGATTCGGACGGGCCGCAGGCCGGCACGGTTGCCGTAGCGGTGACGCTGCGGCCGGGGGAGTCGCGCACGATCCGGTTCGCGTACGGCTGGTTCTTCCCGAACCCCGAGCGCGAGCTGTTCGCCGAGCTCGTCGGCGCCTCGACCTTCCGCAGGCACTACGCGACCCGCTTCTCGTCGGCACGCCAGGTCGTCGAGTACGTCGGCAAGCACGCGGACCGGCTCGAGCGCGACACCAAGCTCTGGGTGAAGACCTGGTACGACGACTCGTCGCTGCCGCACTGGTTCCTCGAACGGACCCTCGCGACCGCGTCCACGATCGCGACGAGTACGTGCTACCGCTGGGACGACGGGCGGTTCTACGCCTGGGAGGGGACGTACTGCTGCGCCGGAACCTGCGAGCACGTCTGGAACTACGCGCAGGCGATCGGCCGGCTGTTCCCCGACCTGGAACGCGACACCCGGGAGCGGGTCGACCTCGGCATCGCGTTCCGGCCGAGCGGCGAGATCGGGAACCGCGGCGAGGCCGGCGACGCATCGACGTCGTTCGCCGACGGGCAGACCGGGACGATCCTGCGGATCTACCGCGAACACCAGATGAGCAAGGACTCGACGTTCCTGCGCCGGGTCTGGCCCCGGGTACGGACGGCCGTCGAATTCCTGGTCACGCACCGGGACGGCGCGGACGAGGACGGGATCTTCCGCGGCAGCCAATGGAACACCCTCGACACCGAATGGTTCGGCGAGGTCCCGTGGATCAGTGGGCTGTACGTCGCCGCGCTCCGGGCCGCTGCTGCGATGGCCGGTGATGTCGGCGACGGAGCTAGCGCTGCTAGGTACGCGGCGATCGCCGATCGCGGGTCGGCGTACCTGTCCCAGAAGTTGTGGAACGCGGAGTACGGGTATTACGTGCAGAAGGTCGATCCGGCGCATCCGACGGCCGAGAACAGCAACCGCGGGTTGTTCATCGACCAGATGTACGGGCAGACGTACGCGGCCCAGCTCGGGCTGCCGCGGGTGTTCCCTGCCGATCAGGCGCGGACGGCGCTGGGGCGGTTGTACGAGTCGAACTTCCGGGCGGATCCGGGAACGTACCGGCCGCCGGGGATCGGGGTCGGGCGGGTGTACACGACCGAGGGGGAGAGCGGCGTGATCATGGCGACCTGGCCGCACGGCGGGTCGTCCGAGACGCGCGGGCTGATGTACTTCAACGAGGTGTGGACCGGGCAGGAGTACCAGTTCGCCGCGCACCTGTTCTCCGAGGGCATGACCGCGGAGGCGCTGGCCGTCACCCGGGCGATGTACGAACGCTATTCGGCCGAGAAACGCAACCCCTACAACGAGATCGAGGCCAGCGACCACTACGCCCGCGCCATGATGGGCTACGGCGTCTACCTCTCCGCCTGCGGCTACGAATACCACGGCCCCCAAGGCCACCTCGGCTTCGCACCCCGCATCCACCCGGAGGACTTCCGCTGTGCCTTCACCGGTGCGGAGGGGTGGGGCTCATACCGCCAACGCCGTACCCGTGGCTCCCTGTCCGCGTCGGTCGAGGTCCGCTACGGCCGCCTAACCCTCCGCACCCTCTCCTTCGAAACCACCACACCGCCACGCCACGTCGAGGTCCGCCTCGGCCACGACCGCATCCCGGCCCGAGTAGATGCCACCGGCAACCGTGCCGTAGTCACCCTCACCCGCCCGACAACGCTCAAAACTGCCCAAACCCTGCAGCTGACCCTGAAGCCCTCCTAG
- a CDS encoding MFS transporter: MPLEHRRSVVALALIASFMVFVDSTIVNVTLAQLATHLHASRAELEWSLNAYTLSFAALMLGAGAIADTLGAKRAFLTGLLVFTLSSAVCAAAGSMLMLNLARLVQGAGSALLLPSALVLATASATDEHARHRLVSWWAAAGGAGMAAGPLLGGGLVALANWRAVFAVNVVIGIPAAIWALRSMPSVEHRSRRLDFAGMGAATAFIGGLVFALIEAPARGWDDPAVLGAAALTVAGLAAFIVIERSVRAPLLPLKLYAERGFATAALQGTLLNFAFYGVLFSMSLLLQQGRHLSALVTGLLFLPLTGLISIANLGSAPLTRRLGRPAVLAIGQAVLTLALLALAWASTSSAVWPMVLALIPIGFSSGLLVPTMTAQSIAAVEPDLHGAASAAFNTSRQIGAAIGVATFGPLLGRAHNLAGGFVTCAIVAAAASIAGLAVTAFGRRTPILVPSAARDS, encoded by the coding sequence ATGCCTCTTGAGCACCGCCGGTCGGTCGTCGCGCTCGCGCTGATCGCCTCGTTCATGGTCTTCGTCGACAGCACGATCGTGAACGTCACCCTCGCCCAGCTCGCCACCCACCTGCACGCATCCCGCGCCGAGCTCGAGTGGTCGCTGAACGCCTACACCTTGTCGTTCGCCGCCCTGATGCTCGGCGCCGGGGCGATCGCCGACACCCTCGGCGCGAAGCGCGCGTTCCTCACCGGGCTGCTCGTCTTCACCCTCTCGTCCGCGGTCTGCGCGGCGGCCGGCTCGATGCTGATGCTGAACCTCGCCCGGCTCGTCCAGGGCGCGGGCTCCGCCCTCCTGCTGCCCAGTGCCCTCGTCCTCGCGACCGCGTCCGCGACCGACGAGCACGCACGCCACCGCCTGGTCAGCTGGTGGGCCGCGGCAGGCGGGGCCGGCATGGCAGCCGGTCCGCTGCTCGGCGGCGGTCTGGTCGCACTCGCGAACTGGCGAGCCGTCTTCGCGGTCAACGTGGTGATCGGCATCCCCGCCGCGATCTGGGCACTGCGCTCGATGCCGTCCGTCGAGCACCGAAGCCGGCGGCTCGACTTCGCCGGGATGGGTGCGGCGACCGCGTTCATCGGTGGGCTGGTGTTTGCGCTGATCGAGGCACCGGCACGCGGCTGGGATGACCCCGCGGTCCTCGGCGCGGCCGCGCTGACTGTCGCCGGCCTCGCCGCCTTCATCGTGATCGAACGTTCCGTCCGGGCACCGCTGCTCCCCCTCAAGCTGTACGCCGAACGCGGCTTCGCGACCGCCGCCCTTCAAGGCACGCTGCTCAATTTCGCCTTCTATGGCGTGCTGTTCTCGATGAGCCTGCTGCTCCAGCAAGGGCGTCATCTCAGCGCGCTGGTCACCGGCTTGCTGTTCCTGCCGCTGACCGGCCTGATCTCGATCGCCAACCTCGGCTCGGCGCCGCTCACCCGCCGCCTCGGCCGACCGGCCGTACTCGCGATCGGCCAGGCGGTCCTGACGCTAGCGCTGCTAGCACTCGCCTGGGCCAGTACGTCGTCCGCGGTGTGGCCGATGGTGCTCGCACTGATCCCGATCGGGTTCAGCTCGGGTCTGCTCGTCCCGACCATGACCGCCCAATCCATCGCCGCGGTCGAACCCGACCTGCACGGCGCCGCCTCGGCAGCCTTCAACACGTCCCGCCAGATCGGCGCAGCGATCGGCGTGGCGACGTTCGGCCCACTCCTCGGCCGCGCCCACAACCTCGCCGGCGGCTTCGTCACCTGCGCAATCGTCGCCGCCGCCGCGAGCATCGCGGGCCTTGCCGTCACCGCCTTCGGCCGCCGTACCCCGATCCTCGTCCCCTCGGCGGCCCGCGATTCGTGA
- a CDS encoding heparinase II/III domain-containing protein, with the protein MAAQSKRRLGTTVALTLACVLVCGVAFAGAVFVLMPGARDRGTTPAATGSPTPSTPSPRPTPKPSVPDTTSSEEPLPGVDTPATPPPSTPVANTGTYECPGFSGINSKVPLPMLMNDTFSWGDDPPYKVGNGSGDINWRSDPYKKPSWYMWLHSLRWLGNGITAGQRGDRKALTHVMAIIHDWVQDNPYSWKGDVGAWEATMHRTNVLLCARQAVLTGMKVSSLPSQYAWLDKALVDHAQFMIVNWSGSSNHGTDESIALFGVGCTLKRPELKTLAVDRLSQAITKAIDTQGSTNEQSVGYAMFNYLLWGRATTALQRCGSSPGPVIAQRRAALSEWLALATKSTGELQQVGDAVRQKPTGAAGTALDYVASLGKKGTRPSKRVAVYDAGYVFGRTGWGETRPFAQESTYSIRYGAARTLHGHDDHMSITYSSHGRDVLIDPGHSGYQLDKWQAWSKSQAAHNVMTIPSADTVSVATQLVRASITPTWESYSLADSPAPGVTRKRDVLVLKDPDLIITLDRGQATDTQRYETLWHLAPDQKVTVQSPTAAVAAKPGDKSKTYLLQIPYQQQPAADGITVVQGQQDPVQGWYYPDIFHRQSAPVVKFNRNGTSATILSAIVPAGSTETVTYKTRTVSGMFFVDLTVGTRKTTVRVQQDGRLARIN; encoded by the coding sequence GTGGCTGCACAGTCGAAGAGACGGCTGGGGACGACCGTGGCGCTCACGCTTGCCTGCGTCCTCGTCTGCGGCGTCGCGTTCGCCGGTGCCGTCTTCGTCCTGATGCCAGGCGCCCGGGACCGCGGTACGACGCCCGCCGCCACCGGATCACCGACGCCGTCGACGCCCAGCCCGCGCCCCACGCCCAAACCGAGCGTCCCTGACACGACCTCGAGCGAGGAGCCGCTGCCGGGCGTCGACACCCCGGCCACTCCCCCGCCGTCGACCCCGGTCGCGAACACCGGCACGTACGAGTGCCCCGGCTTCAGCGGCATCAACTCGAAGGTCCCGCTGCCGATGCTGATGAACGACACGTTCTCCTGGGGCGACGACCCGCCGTACAAGGTCGGCAACGGGAGCGGCGACATCAACTGGCGCTCCGACCCGTACAAGAAGCCGAGCTGGTACATGTGGCTGCACTCGCTGCGCTGGCTGGGCAACGGCATCACGGCCGGGCAGCGCGGTGATCGCAAGGCGCTGACGCACGTGATGGCGATCATCCACGACTGGGTGCAGGACAACCCGTACTCCTGGAAGGGCGACGTCGGTGCGTGGGAGGCGACGATGCACCGCACCAACGTGCTGCTGTGCGCCCGCCAAGCCGTCCTCACCGGGATGAAGGTCAGCTCACTGCCATCGCAGTACGCCTGGCTCGACAAAGCGCTCGTCGACCATGCGCAGTTCATGATCGTGAACTGGAGCGGGTCCTCGAACCACGGGACGGACGAGAGCATCGCGCTGTTCGGTGTCGGGTGCACGCTGAAGCGGCCGGAGCTGAAGACGCTGGCCGTGGACCGGCTGTCGCAGGCGATCACGAAGGCGATCGACACGCAGGGCTCCACGAACGAGCAGTCGGTCGGGTACGCGATGTTCAACTACCTGCTGTGGGGTCGCGCGACGACCGCCCTGCAGCGGTGCGGCTCGAGCCCAGGACCGGTGATCGCGCAGCGGCGGGCTGCGCTGTCGGAGTGGCTGGCGCTAGCGACCAAGTCGACGGGTGAGCTGCAGCAGGTCGGTGACGCCGTACGGCAGAAGCCGACCGGTGCGGCGGGGACCGCGCTCGACTACGTCGCGTCGCTCGGGAAGAAGGGGACGAGACCGTCCAAGCGAGTCGCGGTCTACGACGCCGGCTACGTCTTCGGCCGGACCGGGTGGGGCGAGACGCGGCCGTTCGCGCAGGAGTCGACGTACAGCATCCGGTACGGCGCCGCGCGGACGCTGCACGGTCATGACGACCACATGTCGATCACCTACTCGTCGCACGGCCGGGACGTGCTGATCGACCCGGGGCACTCCGGGTACCAGCTCGACAAATGGCAGGCGTGGTCGAAGAGCCAGGCCGCGCACAACGTGATGACCATCCCGTCGGCGGACACCGTGAGCGTGGCGACGCAGCTGGTCCGCGCGTCGATCACGCCGACGTGGGAGTCGTACTCGCTCGCTGATTCACCGGCGCCGGGCGTGACCCGGAAGCGCGACGTACTCGTACTCAAGGATCCCGACCTGATCATCACGCTCGACCGCGGCCAGGCGACCGACACCCAGCGGTACGAGACGCTCTGGCACCTCGCACCGGACCAGAAGGTGACGGTCCAGTCGCCCACGGCCGCAGTCGCTGCGAAACCCGGTGACAAGTCCAAGACCTACCTGCTGCAGATCCCGTACCAGCAACAGCCGGCCGCCGACGGCATCACCGTCGTCCAGGGCCAGCAGGACCCGGTCCAAGGCTGGTACTACCCCGACATCTTCCACCGCCAGTCGGCGCCGGTGGTCAAGTTCAACCGCAACGGGACGAGCGCGACCATCCTGTCCGCGATCGTCCCGGCAGGCTCGACCGAAACCGTCACCTACAAGACGCGAACCGTCAGCGGCATGTTCTTCGTCGACCTGACCGTCGGCACCCGCAAGACGACCGTCCGGGTCCAGCAGGACGGCCGCCTCGCCCGCATCAACTGA
- a CDS encoding NAD(P)/FAD-dependent oxidoreductase encodes MRRILVVGGGYAGFYTAWRLEKKLRRGEAEVIVVDPRPYMTYQPFLPEVVAGSVEARHAAVSLRRNLKHTRVVAGMVTGISHADKTVTIHPADGPDYQLTYDVIAVTAGAVTRTFDVPGVADRAIGMKHVEEAVAIRDRLFTAFDEAAVLDPGPRRRKLLTVTFVGGGFSGVEGFAELLSLARSLLKKYPELSENDLAFHLVEATGRILPEVSDRPGDWVVKMLEKRGAVVHLNTFMQSADDGHVVLSDGAEFDSELIVWTAGNAATRLLRNHTDLPHNERGLVQVRADLRIGTETEVIPDAWAAGDDAAVPDLAAPTKGAYTVPNAQNAVRQGKLLAKNLLRSLRGREPKNYVHSSLGVIATLGLGTGIFQYKRIVIKGPLAWLMHRGYHVLAVPTWDRKMRVLAVWLVALFYGRDIVSLASVQSPREAFASEAKKAQATKTETARVS; translated from the coding sequence GTGCGCAGGATCTTGGTGGTGGGCGGCGGGTACGCCGGTTTCTACACGGCGTGGAGGCTGGAGAAGAAGCTGCGGCGCGGTGAGGCCGAGGTGATCGTCGTCGACCCGCGGCCGTACATGACGTACCAGCCGTTTCTGCCCGAGGTGGTCGCCGGTTCCGTGGAGGCCCGGCACGCGGCGGTGTCGCTGCGCCGGAACCTGAAGCACACGCGGGTCGTGGCCGGCATGGTCACCGGCATCTCGCACGCGGACAAGACCGTGACGATCCACCCGGCGGACGGTCCGGACTACCAGCTGACGTACGACGTGATCGCGGTGACCGCTGGTGCGGTCACGCGGACGTTCGACGTACCGGGGGTGGCCGATCGGGCGATCGGGATGAAGCACGTCGAGGAAGCCGTGGCGATCCGGGACCGGTTGTTCACCGCGTTCGACGAGGCGGCCGTGCTGGACCCGGGGCCGCGGCGGCGCAAGCTGCTGACGGTCACGTTCGTCGGCGGCGGGTTCTCCGGTGTCGAAGGGTTCGCCGAGCTGCTGTCGCTGGCGCGGTCGTTGCTGAAGAAGTACCCGGAGCTGTCCGAGAACGATCTCGCGTTCCACCTGGTCGAGGCGACCGGGCGGATCCTGCCGGAGGTCAGCGACCGGCCCGGCGACTGGGTCGTGAAGATGCTCGAGAAGCGCGGCGCGGTCGTGCACCTGAACACCTTCATGCAGTCGGCCGACGACGGGCACGTGGTGCTGTCGGACGGGGCGGAGTTCGACTCGGAGCTGATCGTCTGGACCGCGGGCAATGCCGCGACCCGGCTGCTGCGCAACCACACCGACCTGCCGCACAACGAGCGCGGGCTGGTCCAGGTGCGGGCGGATCTGCGGATCGGTACCGAGACCGAGGTGATCCCGGACGCGTGGGCGGCCGGCGACGACGCGGCCGTGCCCGACCTGGCGGCGCCCACGAAGGGTGCGTACACGGTTCCGAACGCGCAGAACGCCGTACGGCAAGGGAAACTGCTGGCGAAGAACCTGCTGCGGTCGCTGCGGGGGCGGGAGCCGAAGAACTACGTGCACAGCAGCCTGGGCGTGATCGCGACGCTCGGCCTCGGAACCGGGATCTTCCAGTACAAGCGGATCGTCATCAAGGGCCCGCTGGCCTGGCTGATGCACCGCGGGTACCACGTGCTCGCGGTCCCGACGTGGGACCGGAAGATGCGCGTGCTGGCGGTCTGGCTGGTGGCGCTCTTCTACGGCCGCGACATCGTGTCGCTCGCCTCGGTCCAGAGTCCCCGCGAGGCGTTCGCCAGCGAGGCCAAGAAGGCACAGGCCACGAAGACGGAGACAGCGCGGGTCAGTTGA
- a CDS encoding ATP-binding protein: MTSTAPELRGRRAESARLDHVVAGVRSGTGQVLIVRGEAGIGKSALLEYLVGRAEGCRVARASGVESEMELPFAGLHQLCLPLLDLSGRLPGPQRGALEVAFGLSGGGPPDRFLIGAATLSLLSAASDREPLLCVIDDAQWLDQASVQTLTFVGRRLFADRIGVVFSLREPVTGPEWRGFPELPIGGLADEYAGALLDSVVPGRLDGHVRDRIVAETRGNPLALMELPRGLTAAQLAGGFERPDTRPLASQIEQNFARRVQALPPDTQRLLLTAAAEPVGDVPLLVRALRLLDVPMSTAAPAEAAGLIDIAAHVRFRHPLVRSATYRAADPADRRAVHQALAEAIDPELDPDRRAWHRAQGADGPDEDVAAELVSSSDRAQRRGGMAASSAFLQRATELTPDPATRAIRALSAARASLAAGAFETALRLLNTAGEGPVNGLHQARVNLMRAQLTFASGHSSEAPPLLLEAARRLEPLDLGLARDTYLDALAAAQFAGRFGQETGIAYVARAAKAVPRLAEPRKRDVLHDAVTTLFADGVRAAVDPAREAMRAFSAENGTTDHEDLTWMWLSAVLAVNLWDEESWDQLTARHLRIARELGDLNQLPLVLHHRVMLALYSGELANASALLAESRTIHDATGAGLAAYGEICLAAWRGLPDAASLIATSLEDSSSRGEGGAVTFAHMANALLWNGLAQYPLALQAGLKATAYPSELGAANWALPELIEAAARTGSPDAADGAYDSLRKQAVASGSNWGLGILARATGLRATGGAAEAAYHEAIERLGRTRMRMDLARTQLVYGEWLRREGRRQDARGQLRTAYKLFSAAGAAAFAERAGRELAATGEVLDERSARTGSGRDSLTAQEAHIAELAGAGLTNAEIGAQMFLSQHTVEWHLRKVFAKLGITSRKQLRS, translated from the coding sequence ATGACCAGCACAGCGCCGGAGCTGCGCGGACGACGGGCGGAATCTGCACGCCTGGACCATGTCGTGGCCGGTGTGCGCTCCGGTACGGGGCAGGTGCTGATCGTCCGTGGCGAGGCCGGGATCGGGAAGTCGGCGCTGCTCGAATACCTGGTCGGCCGGGCCGAGGGCTGCCGGGTCGCGCGCGCGTCCGGGGTCGAGTCGGAGATGGAGCTGCCGTTCGCCGGCCTGCACCAGTTGTGCCTGCCGTTGCTGGACCTCAGCGGCCGGCTTCCGGGTCCGCAGCGCGGGGCGCTCGAGGTTGCCTTCGGGTTGAGCGGCGGGGGACCGCCGGACCGGTTCCTGATCGGTGCGGCGACGTTGAGTCTGTTGTCGGCGGCTTCCGATCGGGAGCCGCTGCTGTGTGTCATCGACGACGCGCAATGGCTGGACCAGGCGTCGGTCCAGACGCTGACCTTCGTCGGGCGCCGGCTGTTCGCCGACCGCATCGGCGTCGTGTTCTCACTGCGCGAGCCGGTGACCGGGCCGGAGTGGCGCGGGTTCCCGGAGTTGCCGATCGGCGGTCTCGCCGACGAGTACGCCGGCGCGCTGCTGGACTCCGTCGTACCGGGACGGCTGGACGGTCATGTCCGCGACCGGATCGTGGCCGAGACGCGCGGCAACCCGCTCGCGTTGATGGAGCTGCCGCGTGGACTGACCGCGGCGCAACTGGCCGGTGGGTTCGAGCGGCCGGACACCCGGCCGTTGGCGAGTCAGATCGAGCAGAACTTCGCCCGCCGCGTTCAGGCGCTGCCGCCGGACACGCAGCGCCTGCTGCTGACCGCGGCCGCGGAGCCCGTCGGCGACGTACCGCTGCTGGTGCGCGCCCTGAGACTGCTCGACGTGCCGATGAGTACGGCGGCGCCCGCCGAGGCGGCCGGGTTGATCGATATCGCAGCTCACGTCCGGTTCCGGCATCCGCTCGTCCGGTCGGCGACGTACCGGGCCGCGGATCCGGCCGATCGGCGCGCCGTCCACCAGGCGCTCGCCGAGGCGATCGACCCCGAGCTCGATCCCGATCGCCGCGCCTGGCACCGGGCGCAGGGTGCCGACGGCCCCGACGAGGACGTCGCCGCCGAACTGGTGAGCTCGTCCGACCGAGCGCAACGCCGCGGCGGCATGGCGGCCTCGTCGGCGTTCCTCCAGCGCGCGACCGAGCTGACGCCGGACCCGGCCACGCGCGCGATCCGTGCGCTGTCCGCAGCCCGGGCGAGCCTGGCAGCGGGTGCGTTCGAGACCGCGTTGCGTCTCCTGAACACCGCGGGGGAAGGGCCGGTCAACGGTCTGCACCAGGCCCGCGTGAACCTGATGCGTGCCCAATTGACGTTCGCGTCCGGCCACAGCTCGGAGGCTCCACCGCTGCTGCTCGAAGCCGCGCGGAGGCTCGAGCCGCTCGATCTCGGCCTGGCCCGCGACACCTACCTGGACGCGCTCGCCGCCGCCCAGTTCGCCGGCCGTTTCGGCCAGGAGACGGGGATCGCGTACGTCGCCCGCGCCGCCAAGGCAGTGCCCCGGCTCGCGGAACCACGCAAGCGTGACGTCCTGCACGACGCGGTGACGACCCTGTTCGCCGACGGCGTCCGAGCCGCGGTGGACCCGGCACGCGAAGCGATGCGTGCGTTCTCGGCGGAGAACGGGACGACCGATCACGAGGATCTGACCTGGATGTGGCTGTCGGCCGTCCTGGCCGTGAACCTGTGGGACGAGGAGAGCTGGGACCAACTGACGGCACGGCATCTCCGGATCGCCCGCGAGCTGGGCGATCTGAACCAGTTGCCGCTCGTTCTCCACCATCGAGTGATGCTGGCCCTGTACTCAGGTGAGCTGGCCAACGCCTCGGCGCTGCTGGCCGAGAGCCGGACCATCCATGACGCGACCGGTGCCGGGCTGGCGGCCTACGGCGAGATCTGCCTGGCGGCCTGGCGTGGGCTGCCGGACGCAGCATCGCTGATCGCCACCAGCCTCGAGGACTCCTCGTCTCGCGGCGAGGGTGGCGCGGTCACCTTCGCGCACATGGCGAACGCTCTCCTGTGGAACGGACTCGCGCAGTACCCGCTGGCGTTGCAGGCGGGACTGAAGGCCACGGCCTATCCGTCGGAGCTCGGTGCGGCGAACTGGGCGTTGCCCGAGCTGATCGAGGCGGCGGCCCGCACCGGCAGTCCGGACGCGGCGGACGGTGCCTACGACAGCCTGCGGAAACAGGCGGTGGCCAGTGGATCGAACTGGGGGCTCGGGATCCTGGCCCGGGCGACCGGTCTGCGTGCGACGGGTGGCGCGGCGGAGGCGGCGTACCACGAAGCGATCGAGCGGCTGGGCCGGACGCGGATGCGGATGGATCTGGCGCGGACGCAGCTGGTGTACGGCGAATGGCTGCGTCGGGAAGGCCGTCGTCAGGACGCCCGCGGGCAGCTGCGGACGGCGTACAAGCTGTTCTCGGCGGCGGGTGCGGCCGCGTTCGCGGAGCGTGCCGGGCGCGAGCTCGCGGCGACCGGCGAGGTGCTCGACGAGCGGTCCGCCCGTACGGGCTCCGGCCGGGACTCGTTGACCGCGCAGGAGGCGCACATCGCCGAGCTGGCCGGTGCCGGGCTGACCAATGCCGAGATCGGTGCGCAGATGTTCCTCAGTCAGCACACTGTCGAGTGGCATCTGCGGAAAGTCTTCGCCAAGCTGGGCATCACGTCCCGGAAACAGCTCCGCTCCTAG